Proteins co-encoded in one Chroicocephalus ridibundus chromosome 6, bChrRid1.1, whole genome shotgun sequence genomic window:
- the ANAPC13 gene encoding anaphase-promoting complex subunit 13, producing the protein MDSEVQRDGRILDLIDDAWREDKLPYEDVAIPLNELPEPEQDNGGTTESVKEQEMKWTDLALQYLHENVPPTGN; encoded by the exons ATGGACAGCGAAGTGCAAAGGGACGGCAGGATCCTGGATTTGATCGATGATGCGTGGAGGGAAGATAAATTGCCGTACGAAGATGTGGCTATCCCTCTG AATGAGCTTCCTGAACCAGAGCAAGACAATGGTGGCACAACCGAGTCTGTAAAAGAGCAAGAAATGAAGTGGACAGATTTGGCTCTCCAGTATCTCCATGAAAACGTTCCGCCCACGGGAAACTAG
- the TMEM41A gene encoding transmembrane protein 41A isoform X1: protein MWRRLAGLLLAFAAATVALWLLSARLSAGQAGRPLRFPSDLEELRELAEALRDYERQHRGAALALFCAAYLYKQSFAIPGSSLLNVLAGALFGPWTGLVLCSALTSVGATFCYLLSGAFGKQFVVYYFPDKVALLQRKVEENRSSLFFFLLFLRLFPMTPNWFLNLSAPILNIPVSQFFFSVLIGLTPYNFICVQTGAILSQITSLDAIFSWDTLLKLLAMAVAALIPGTLIKKYSTKHLKLDEDKHAQLLNGKKSL, encoded by the exons ATGTGGCGGCGTTTGGCCGGGCTGCTGCTCGCCTTCGCGGCCGCCACGGTCGCCCTGTGGCTCCTGTCGGCCCGGCTGAGCGCGGGTCAGGCGGGCAG gcCGCTGCGGTTCCCGTCAGACCTAgaggagctgcgggagctggCCGAGGCCCTGCGGGACTACGAGAGGCAGCACCGGGGAGCGGCGCTGGCCCTTTTCTGCGCCGCCTACCTCTACAAGCAGAGCTTCGCCATCCCCGGCTCCAGCCTGCTG AACGTTCTGGCCGGGGCGCTCTTCGGACCCTGgaccgggctggtgctgtgctccGCCCTGACATCGGTGGGAGCCACCTTCTGCTACCTCCTCTCCGGCGCCTTCGGGAAGCAGTTCGTCGTCTACTACTTTCCTGATAAAGTGGCTCTGCTGCAAAGAAAG GTAGAAGAGAACAGGagctccttatttttcttcttgttgttccTGAGGCTGTTCCCCATGACACCAAACTGGTTTCTGAATCTCTCAGCTCCCATTTTAAACATCCCTGTGTCCCAGTTCTTCTTCTCCGTTCTCATCG GTCTTACACCGTATAATTTCATCTGCGTGCAGACAGGAGCCATTCTGTCACAGATCACCTCTTTGGATGCCATTTTCTCCTGGGACACGCTGCTCAAACTGCTTGCAATGGCTGTGGCAGCATTGATACCAGGGACCCTCATCAAGAAATACAGCACGAAGCACTTGAAGCTGGATGAAGACAAGCATGCTCAGTTGCTCAATGGCAAAAAGAGCTTGTGA
- the LIPH gene encoding lipase member H isoform X2: MLRLCAMFIYLLYGVKTDPGETCPAFTALGFSNALIGTDLKVKLLLYTRQNPKCAEELNSTASKYLDVTKKTTFIIHGYRLTGSAPVWIPNLVHLLLSVEDMNVILVDWNHGATTLIYSNASRNCKKVAEILKKLIDEMLLDGASLDSLHMIGVSLGAHISGFVGQMFDGTLGRITGLDPAGPLYRGKPPSERLDPTDAQFVDVIHSDTDGLGYAEALGHIDFYPNGGTDQPGCPLTIFSGLQYFKCDHQRSVFLFLSSLKQSCDITAYPCDSYRSYRNGKCTSCETFWPMPCPTVGYYAHKWKSYLTQQSHPVTSMFFDTADEEPFCRISAKEGERDFCDKLNGLCQMSKWEKDVLQLQFSSQRCTQPG; this comes from the exons ATGCTGAGGCTGTGTGCCATGTTCATCTACCTTTTGTATGGGGTGAAAACAG ACCCTGGGGAGACATGCCCTGCATTCACAGCTCTTGGCTTCAGCAACGCTTTGATAGGGACAGACCTGAAAGTGAAGCTGCTGCTGTACACCAGACAGAACCCAAAATGTGCTGAAGAGCTCAATTCAACAGCCTCCAAGTATCTAGATGTGACCAAGAAAACTACTTTCATCATCCACGGATACCGACTCACAGGCTCTGCCCCTGTCTGGATCCCTAACTTGGTAcatctgctgctttctgtagAGGACATGAACGTCATCCTTGTGGACTGGAACCATGGGGCAACAACTCTCATCTATAGTAACGCTTCCCGAAACTGCAAGAAAGTTGCTGAGATTCTGAAGAAACTTATTGATGAAATGTTG CTTGATGGAGCATCACTTGACTCCTTGCACATGATAGGAGTGAGCCTGGGAGCACACATCTCTGGCTTTGTGGGACAGATGTTTGATGGTACACTTGGAAGAATCACAG GTCTTGACCCGGCAGGCCCCTTGTACAGAGGAAAGCCACCCAGCGAGAGACTGGATCCTACAGACGCACAGTTTGTTGACGTCATTCACTCGGACACCGATG GACTAGGTTACGCAGAAGCACTAGGCCACATAGACTTCTACCCTAACGGCGGGACCGACCAGCCTGGCTGTCCACTGACAATATTTTCTG GATTGCAGTATTTTAAGTGTGACCACCAGAGGTCTGTTTTCCTGTTCCTGTCATCCCTGAAGCAGAGCTGTGATATCACCGCGTACCCGTGTGACTCCTACAGAAGTTACAGGAATGGCAAATGTACCAGCTGCGAAACTTTTTGGCCTATGCCATGCCCCACCGTAG GCTATTATGCCCATAAGTGGAAAAGCTATTTAACACAACAGAGCCATCCAGTGACAAGTATGTTTTTTGATACAGCGGACGAAGAGCCATTTTGCA GAATCTCtgcaaaggaaggagaaagagatttTTGCGATAAATTGAACGGGTTGTGTCAGATGAGCAAGTGGGAGAAAGATGTCCTCCAGCTGCAGTTCAGCTCCCAGAGATGCACACAGCCGGGCTGA
- the TMEM41A gene encoding transmembrane protein 41A isoform X2, producing MWRRLAGLLLAFAAATVALWLLSARLSAGQAGRPLRFPSDLEELRELAEALRDYERQHRGAALALFCAAYLYKQSFAIPGSSLLNVLAGALFGPWTGLVLCSALTSVGATFCYLLSGAFGKQFVVYYFPDKVALLQRKVLHRIISSACRQEPFCHRSPLWMPFSPGTRCSNCLQWLWQH from the exons ATGTGGCGGCGTTTGGCCGGGCTGCTGCTCGCCTTCGCGGCCGCCACGGTCGCCCTGTGGCTCCTGTCGGCCCGGCTGAGCGCGGGTCAGGCGGGCAG gcCGCTGCGGTTCCCGTCAGACCTAgaggagctgcgggagctggCCGAGGCCCTGCGGGACTACGAGAGGCAGCACCGGGGAGCGGCGCTGGCCCTTTTCTGCGCCGCCTACCTCTACAAGCAGAGCTTCGCCATCCCCGGCTCCAGCCTGCTG AACGTTCTGGCCGGGGCGCTCTTCGGACCCTGgaccgggctggtgctgtgctccGCCCTGACATCGGTGGGAGCCACCTTCTGCTACCTCCTCTCCGGCGCCTTCGGGAAGCAGTTCGTCGTCTACTACTTTCCTGATAAAGTGGCTCTGCTGCAAAGAAAG GTCTTACACCGTATAATTTCATCTGCGTGCAGACAGGAGCCATTCTGTCACAGATCACCTCTTTGGATGCCATTTTCTCCTGGGACACGCTGCTCAAACTGCTTGCAATGGCTGTGGCAGCATTGA
- the LIPH gene encoding lipase member H isoform X1 — protein sequence MLRLCAMFIYLLYGVKTDPGETCPAFTALGFSNALIGTDLKVKLLLYTRQNPKCAEELNSTASKYLDVTKKTTFIIHGYRLTGSAPVWIPNLVHLLLSVEDMNVILVDWNHGATTLIYSNASRNCKKVAEILKKLIDEMLLDGASLDSLHMIGVSLGAHISGFVGQMFDGTLGRITGLDPAGPLYRGKPPSERLDPTDAQFVDVIHSDTDGLGYAEALGHIDFYPNGGTDQPGCPLTIFSGLQYFKCDHQRSVFLFLSSLKQSCDITAYPCDSYRSYRNGKCTSCETFWPMPCPTVGYYAHKWKSYLTQQSHPVTSMFFDTADEEPFCIYHYLVDIITWNKDTRRGTFSIVLADETGKEAESKVNPEAAAFQQYNQITLLIGFNKHFENVERISLTFSTGSVIGPKFKLRILQMRFRSLTNPERPQLCRYDLVLTENTKKTFKPIPCWSRS from the exons ATGCTGAGGCTGTGTGCCATGTTCATCTACCTTTTGTATGGGGTGAAAACAG ACCCTGGGGAGACATGCCCTGCATTCACAGCTCTTGGCTTCAGCAACGCTTTGATAGGGACAGACCTGAAAGTGAAGCTGCTGCTGTACACCAGACAGAACCCAAAATGTGCTGAAGAGCTCAATTCAACAGCCTCCAAGTATCTAGATGTGACCAAGAAAACTACTTTCATCATCCACGGATACCGACTCACAGGCTCTGCCCCTGTCTGGATCCCTAACTTGGTAcatctgctgctttctgtagAGGACATGAACGTCATCCTTGTGGACTGGAACCATGGGGCAACAACTCTCATCTATAGTAACGCTTCCCGAAACTGCAAGAAAGTTGCTGAGATTCTGAAGAAACTTATTGATGAAATGTTG CTTGATGGAGCATCACTTGACTCCTTGCACATGATAGGAGTGAGCCTGGGAGCACACATCTCTGGCTTTGTGGGACAGATGTTTGATGGTACACTTGGAAGAATCACAG GTCTTGACCCGGCAGGCCCCTTGTACAGAGGAAAGCCACCCAGCGAGAGACTGGATCCTACAGACGCACAGTTTGTTGACGTCATTCACTCGGACACCGATG GACTAGGTTACGCAGAAGCACTAGGCCACATAGACTTCTACCCTAACGGCGGGACCGACCAGCCTGGCTGTCCACTGACAATATTTTCTG GATTGCAGTATTTTAAGTGTGACCACCAGAGGTCTGTTTTCCTGTTCCTGTCATCCCTGAAGCAGAGCTGTGATATCACCGCGTACCCGTGTGACTCCTACAGAAGTTACAGGAATGGCAAATGTACCAGCTGCGAAACTTTTTGGCCTATGCCATGCCCCACCGTAG GCTATTATGCCCATAAGTGGAAAAGCTATTTAACACAACAGAGCCATCCAGTGACAAGTATGTTTTTTGATACAGCGGACGAAGAGCCATTTTGCA TTTATCACTACCTTGTGGATATCATTACGTGGAACAAAGACACCAGAAGAGGCACCTTCAGCATTGTACTAGCTGATGAAACTGGGAAGGAGGCAGAATCTAAAGTTAATCC AGAAGCTGCAGCCTTTCAGCAGTACAACCAAATCACTTTGCTAATTGGATTCAACAAGCACTTTGAAAATGTAGAAAGAATTTCCTTGACATTTTCCACGGGATCTGTCATTGGCCCAAAATTCAAACTCAGGATTCTCCAAATGAGGTTCCGGTCACTTACAAATCCAGAAAG ACCGCAGCTGTGCAGATACGACCTTGTCCTGACGgagaacaccaaaaaaaccttcaAGCCCAtcccgtgctggagcaggagctaa